The following are encoded together in the Bacillus sp. NP157 genome:
- a CDS encoding arabinose ABC transporter substrate-binding protein → MKMKIALGFKALALALAFTASPAFAADEPVKIGFVVKQPEEPWFQDEWKYAEQAAKEKGFTLVKIGAPDGGQVLTAIDNLKSQHAQGFVICTPDVKLGPSIVAKAKMNHLKLMTVDDRLVDGSGKPIEAVPHMGISASKIGEQVGQAIADEMKKRGWKPEETGALRISYDQLPTAKDRTDGAITALTAAGFPKANVINAPEAKTDTENAFNAANIAITQNPKFKHWIAFGLNDEAVLGAVRAAEGRGFRADNMIGVGIGGSKSALNEFAKAEATGFFGSVLISPKRHGYETSVDMYEWIKNDKAPPPLTLTTGRLITKANAAEVRKEMGL, encoded by the coding sequence ATGAAGATGAAGATCGCCCTGGGCTTCAAAGCCCTTGCGCTGGCCCTGGCCTTCACGGCCAGCCCGGCGTTCGCCGCCGACGAACCGGTGAAGATCGGCTTCGTGGTGAAGCAGCCCGAGGAGCCCTGGTTCCAGGACGAATGGAAGTACGCCGAGCAGGCCGCGAAGGAAAAGGGCTTCACCCTCGTCAAGATCGGTGCGCCGGACGGCGGCCAGGTGCTCACCGCCATCGATAACCTGAAGTCGCAGCACGCCCAGGGTTTCGTCATCTGCACGCCGGACGTCAAGCTCGGTCCGTCGATCGTCGCCAAGGCGAAGATGAACCACCTCAAGCTGATGACGGTGGACGACCGCCTCGTCGATGGCTCGGGCAAGCCGATCGAAGCCGTGCCGCACATGGGCATCTCGGCGAGCAAGATCGGCGAGCAGGTCGGCCAGGCCATCGCCGACGAGATGAAGAAGCGTGGCTGGAAGCCGGAAGAAACCGGTGCCCTGCGCATCTCCTACGACCAGTTGCCGACCGCGAAGGACCGCACCGACGGTGCCATCACCGCACTCACCGCGGCTGGCTTCCCCAAGGCCAACGTGATCAACGCGCCGGAAGCGAAGACCGACACCGAGAACGCGTTCAACGCGGCCAACATCGCGATCACGCAGAACCCGAAGTTCAAGCACTGGATCGCGTTCGGCCTGAACGACGAGGCCGTGCTCGGCGCCGTCCGTGCCGCCGAAGGCCGCGGTTTCCGTGCGGACAACATGATCGGCGTGGGTATCGGCGGCAGCAAGTCGGCGCTCAACGAGTTCGCCAAGGCCGAGGCCACCGGCTTCTTCGGCAGCGTGCTGATCAGCCCGAAGCGCCATGGCTACGAGACCTCGGTCGACATGTACGAGTGGATCAAGAACGACAAGGCCCCGCCGCCGCTCACCCTCACCACCGGCCGCCTGATCACCAAGGCGAACGCTGCTGAAGTACGCAAGGAAATGGGCCTCTGA
- a CDS encoding 2-dehydro-3-deoxygalactonokinase has translation MNILTIDTGTTNTRVTAWQDGKVVGQAAAQVGVRDTAITGNTKKLEDGVRETIAEALAEARLAKGDIGRVLASGMITSNVGLCEIPHVTATAGIDDLARAMREARLDNVWHEPIWFVPGVRNAVEHIGLHNCEAMDMMRGEETEAFALVERLNLHEPTVIVLPGSHSKFVSIDAQQRIEGCVTTLAGELLHVISHDTILAGSLKDGFAKRIDPEMLLAGAASSRRIGLGRACFSVRILDQFAVYDANARANFLLGAVLGSDLLTLKNSSAIRMSPGTRFVISGKPILREAIARLVEGDDFFSGTVTVLGDDEQSDLAGHGAIAIARRRGLLG, from the coding sequence ATGAACATCCTCACCATCGACACTGGCACGACCAACACCCGGGTGACCGCCTGGCAAGACGGCAAGGTCGTCGGCCAGGCCGCGGCCCAGGTCGGCGTGCGGGACACCGCCATCACCGGCAATACGAAGAAGCTGGAAGACGGCGTCCGCGAGACCATTGCCGAGGCACTCGCCGAAGCCCGGCTGGCCAAGGGCGACATCGGGCGTGTGCTGGCCTCCGGCATGATCACCTCGAACGTCGGCCTCTGCGAGATTCCGCACGTCACCGCCACCGCCGGCATCGACGACCTCGCCCGGGCCATGCGCGAGGCGCGCCTGGACAACGTCTGGCACGAGCCGATCTGGTTCGTCCCGGGCGTGCGCAACGCGGTGGAACACATCGGCCTGCATAACTGCGAGGCGATGGACATGATGCGCGGCGAGGAGACCGAAGCCTTCGCCCTCGTCGAGCGACTGAACCTGCACGAGCCGACCGTGATCGTGCTGCCGGGTTCGCACTCCAAGTTCGTCAGCATCGATGCGCAGCAGCGGATCGAAGGCTGCGTGACCACGCTGGCCGGCGAACTGCTCCATGTGATTTCGCACGACACCATCCTCGCCGGATCGCTCAAGGACGGCTTCGCCAAACGCATCGACCCCGAGATGCTGCTGGCCGGCGCCGCCTCGTCGCGGCGGATCGGCCTGGGCCGTGCCTGCTTCAGCGTGCGCATCCTCGACCAGTTCGCCGTCTACGACGCCAACGCCCGCGCCAACTTCCTGCTTGGCGCGGTGCTCGGTTCGGACCTGCTCACGCTCAAGAATTCCAGCGCGATCCGGATGAGCCCGGGCACGCGCTTCGTCATCAGCGGCAAGCCGATCCTGCGCGAAGCGATCGCGCGGCTGGTCGAAGGCGACGATTTCTTCTCCGGCACCGTGACGGTGCTGGGCGACGACGAGCAAAGCGACCTGGCAGGGCACGGCGCGATCGCCATTGCCCGCCGCCGCGGGCTGCTTGGCTAA
- a CDS encoding LysR family transcriptional regulator, producing MRVFELAAQHLSFTKAGEELSLTAAAVSAQVKLLESYLGTPLFVRSNNKLSLTSAGENYFPRIRDAFRALQHATDQIMGQRHASLRVAVPATFGTKWLVPRLFRFFGRHPDIAVEVVTDGGEEGGWDLAIDDRISEGADQSILVVTGYKPVCSPLLAEQVGSPADLPGQMLLHERPGRRAAASASWDQWFERAGIEPGAVSREMGFGDGTMMLQAAIEGQGVALAQDLLVAYDLAAGRLAEPFHIDVPLHHTYYLAVSRDAASREETAVFREWLVSELGGVG from the coding sequence GTGCGCGTGTTCGAACTCGCAGCGCAGCATTTGAGCTTCACGAAGGCGGGTGAGGAGTTGTCGTTGACGGCCGCTGCGGTCAGTGCGCAAGTCAAACTGCTCGAGTCGTACCTCGGTACGCCGCTGTTTGTGCGAAGCAACAACAAGCTGTCGCTGACCAGCGCTGGCGAAAACTATTTCCCACGCATTCGCGACGCTTTTCGTGCGCTGCAGCATGCCACCGACCAGATCATGGGGCAGCGGCATGCCTCGTTGCGGGTCGCCGTTCCGGCCACGTTTGGTACGAAGTGGCTGGTGCCGAGGCTGTTCCGCTTCTTCGGGCGGCACCCGGATATCGCCGTTGAGGTGGTCACCGACGGCGGCGAGGAGGGTGGCTGGGACCTCGCGATCGACGACCGGATCAGTGAAGGCGCCGACCAGTCGATCCTCGTCGTCACGGGGTACAAGCCGGTGTGTTCGCCTCTCCTGGCGGAACAGGTCGGCTCACCAGCCGACCTTCCCGGACAGATGCTGTTGCACGAACGGCCGGGCCGCCGCGCGGCGGCATCAGCCAGCTGGGACCAATGGTTCGAGCGCGCCGGCATCGAGCCCGGCGCCGTCAGTCGCGAAATGGGCTTCGGCGATGGCACGATGATGTTGCAGGCGGCTATCGAAGGGCAGGGCGTTGCGCTGGCCCAGGATCTCCTGGTTGCCTACGACCTGGCGGCAGGCCGCCTGGCCGAGCCTTTCCATATCGACGTGCCGCTGCACCACACCTATTACCTGGCGGTGTCCCGCGACGCGGCCTCTCGCGAAGAGACTGCGGTGTTCCGCGAGTGGCTGGTGTCGGAGCTGGGCGGCGTCGGGTAA
- a CDS encoding DedA family protein produces the protein MELLNSLVDVFGQNGYIAVFLALMLCGAGIPLPEDITLVAGGIITGLGYGDVHTMVGVGMAGVLVGDSTMFLLGRHFGGRIMRWRLVARLLTPERYAKVQEKFERYGNRLMFVARFLPGMRTAVFITAGATHRVGFLRFLLLDGMAAAISVPIWVYLGYLGAHNHEWLAMWIRRGQAGIWFAVATVVIGVGIIWWRRKKAERCQQAAAPKALGSRLHKRDERG, from the coding sequence ATGGAACTGCTTAATAGCCTGGTCGACGTTTTTGGGCAGAACGGCTACATCGCCGTTTTCCTTGCCCTGATGCTCTGCGGGGCGGGTATTCCCCTGCCCGAAGACATCACGCTGGTCGCCGGCGGCATCATCACCGGCCTCGGCTACGGCGACGTCCACACCATGGTCGGGGTCGGCATGGCGGGCGTGCTCGTCGGCGACTCGACGATGTTCCTGCTGGGCCGCCACTTCGGTGGCCGGATCATGCGCTGGCGCCTGGTCGCCCGCCTGCTCACGCCCGAGCGTTACGCGAAGGTGCAGGAGAAGTTCGAACGTTACGGCAATCGCCTCATGTTCGTTGCCCGCTTCCTCCCGGGCATGCGCACCGCCGTGTTCATCACCGCCGGCGCCACCCATCGCGTGGGCTTCCTCCGCTTCCTGCTGCTCGACGGCATGGCCGCCGCGATCAGCGTGCCGATCTGGGTCTACCTGGGCTACCTCGGCGCACACAACCACGAGTGGCTGGCCATGTGGATCCGCCGCGGCCAGGCCGGCATCTGGTTCGCCGTCGCCACCGTCGTGATCGGCGTCGGCATCATCTGGTGGCGCCGGAAGAAAGCCGAGCGCTGCCAGCAAGCCGCGGCGCCCAAGGCGCTGGGCTCTCGCCTGCACAAGCGCGACGAGCGCGGCTGA
- the dnaG gene encoding DNA primase has protein sequence MRGRIPDHFIDELLTRVDIVDVIERRVPLKKAGREWTACCPFHNERSPSFYVSPTKQFFHCFGCGAHGSAIKFLMDYDRLEFPDAIEELAQSAGMKVPYEGGRDDKPREDRSDLYTLLDEAATYYQRELGNSPEATAYVDRRGLDEETLKRFRIGWAPAGFDGVLKTLGTTEQRRKLLNDAGMVASNERGNRYDRFRERVMFPILDRRGRVIAFGGRVLSSDQGPKYLNSPETPLFHKGRELFALWQVKQANQTVTRIMVVEGYMDVIALHQAGLPIAVATLGTATTPDHAEVLFRAAPDVYFCFDGDRAGRQAAWRAVESILPRMRDGRQAHFLFLPDGEDPDTLVRKEGKDGFEKRMRESMPLSEYFFEEMARDVDTTRLDGRARLAERARPLIAKLPDGAFRDLMAEELKRRTGAGATFEPVEGTRPAAPPRQGTVQRSLVRSAITLLLAQPTLAMEVEPPYPFLRLDRPGVGLLADLIDVVRSRPDIRPAVLVEYFMDRPEYASLQKLMQAEVVGEADMQRVEFFDALAQMQRQAVTQRREYLIARSREGVLDDTEKAELRVLLAARLSQGEAAE, from the coding sequence ATGCGCGGCCGTATTCCTGACCATTTCATTGACGAGCTCCTCACTCGCGTCGACATCGTCGACGTGATCGAGCGGCGCGTCCCTTTGAAAAAGGCCGGCCGGGAGTGGACGGCGTGCTGCCCGTTCCACAATGAGCGCTCGCCGTCGTTCTACGTCAGCCCCACCAAGCAGTTCTTCCACTGCTTCGGCTGCGGCGCCCACGGCAGCGCCATCAAGTTCCTGATGGACTACGACCGCCTGGAGTTCCCCGACGCCATCGAGGAACTGGCCCAATCCGCCGGCATGAAGGTGCCGTACGAAGGTGGCCGCGACGACAAGCCGCGGGAAGACCGCAGCGACCTCTACACCCTGCTCGACGAAGCCGCCACGTACTACCAGCGCGAGCTCGGGAACAGCCCCGAAGCGACCGCCTACGTCGATCGGCGCGGGCTGGATGAGGAAACCCTCAAGCGGTTCCGCATCGGCTGGGCGCCTGCCGGCTTCGATGGCGTGCTCAAGACCCTTGGCACCACGGAGCAACGGCGCAAGCTGCTCAACGACGCCGGCATGGTCGCCAGCAACGAACGCGGCAATCGCTACGACCGCTTCCGCGAGCGGGTGATGTTCCCCATCCTCGATCGCCGCGGCCGCGTGATCGCCTTCGGCGGGCGTGTGCTCTCGTCCGACCAGGGCCCGAAGTACCTGAACTCGCCCGAGACCCCGCTGTTCCACAAGGGTCGCGAGCTGTTTGCCCTGTGGCAGGTGAAGCAGGCCAACCAGACGGTCACCCGGATCATGGTGGTCGAGGGCTACATGGACGTCATCGCCCTGCACCAGGCTGGCCTGCCCATCGCGGTCGCCACGCTCGGCACGGCGACGACCCCGGACCACGCCGAAGTACTGTTCCGCGCCGCCCCCGATGTCTATTTCTGCTTCGACGGCGACCGTGCCGGCCGACAGGCGGCCTGGCGCGCCGTGGAATCGATCCTGCCGCGCATGCGCGACGGCCGCCAGGCGCATTTCCTGTTTCTCCCCGACGGCGAGGATCCGGACACGCTGGTGCGCAAGGAAGGCAAGGACGGCTTCGAGAAGCGGATGCGGGAATCCATGCCGCTTTCGGAATACTTCTTCGAAGAAATGGCGCGCGACGTGGATACCACCCGGCTCGACGGGCGTGCCCGTCTTGCCGAGCGTGCCCGCCCGCTGATCGCCAAGCTCCCGGACGGCGCTTTCCGCGACCTGATGGCCGAGGAACTGAAGCGCCGCACCGGTGCCGGCGCCACCTTCGAGCCCGTGGAAGGGACCCGGCCCGCTGCGCCGCCGCGCCAGGGCACGGTGCAGCGCAGCCTGGTCCGCAGCGCGATCACGCTGCTGCTGGCCCAGCCCACCCTGGCCATGGAAGTGGAGCCGCCCTACCCGTTCCTCCGGCTCGACCGGCCCGGCGTGGGCCTGCTGGCTGACCTGATCGACGTGGTTCGCTCACGGCCTGACATCCGCCCCGCCGTGCTGGTCGAATACTTCATGGACCGCCCGGAATACGCCTCGCTGCAGAAGCTGATGCAGGCCGAGGTCGTCGGCGAGGCCGACATGCAGCGCGTGGAATTCTTCGACGCGCTGGCCCAGATGCAGCGCCAGGCCGTGACACAGCGTCGCGAATACCTGATCGCCCGCAGCCGCGAAGGCGTGCTCGACGACACCGAAAAGGCGGAACTGCGCGTGCTGCTGGCCGCCCGCCTTAGCCAGGGCGAGGCCGCCGAATGA
- a CDS encoding DUF1328 domain-containing protein, giving the protein MLKYAIIFGLIALVTGALGFSRISGIAGTIAKVCFAIFLILFVIAILAVIGVFKMAF; this is encoded by the coding sequence ATGCTTAAGTACGCCATCATCTTTGGTCTCATCGCGCTCGTGACGGGCGCGCTGGGCTTCAGCCGCATCTCGGGCATCGCCGGCACCATCGCCAAGGTGTGCTTCGCGATCTTCCTGATCCTGTTCGTGATCGCCATCCTCGCCGTCATCGGCGTGTTCAAGATGGCTTTCTGA
- a CDS encoding GatB/YqeY domain-containing protein — protein MTLKAKLTEDMKAAMKGGEKDRLGVIRLVMAEVKRREVDERIELDDTQVLAVLEKMQKQRRDSIEQFEKAGRDDLVAVERFEMGVIDAYLPAKLSEAELDALIDAAVAESGATTARDMGKVVALVKEKAAGRADMGAVAGKVKARLA, from the coding sequence ATGACCCTCAAGGCAAAGCTCACCGAAGACATGAAGGCCGCCATGAAGGGCGGTGAAAAGGACCGCCTGGGCGTCATCCGCCTGGTCATGGCCGAGGTCAAGCGCCGCGAAGTGGACGAGCGGATCGAGCTCGACGACACCCAGGTGCTGGCCGTGCTCGAAAAAATGCAGAAGCAGCGCCGCGATTCGATCGAGCAGTTCGAAAAGGCGGGTCGTGACGACCTGGTGGCCGTCGAGCGTTTCGAGATGGGCGTGATCGATGCCTACCTGCCCGCCAAGCTCAGCGAGGCCGAGCTGGACGCGCTGATCGACGCCGCCGTGGCCGAATCCGGCGCCACGACCGCCCGCGACATGGGCAAGGTCGTTGCCCTGGTGAAGGAAAAGGCCGCCGGCCGTGCCGACATGGGCGCCGTGGCAGGCAAGGTCAAAGCCAGGCTGGCCTGA
- the rpsU gene encoding 30S ribosomal protein S21, translating into MPSVKVRENEPFELALRRFKRTCEKAGVLAETRKREFYEKPTQERKRKRAAAVKRHLRRLSRDTTRRTRMY; encoded by the coding sequence ATGCCGAGCGTTAAAGTCCGCGAGAACGAGCCGTTTGAGCTTGCCCTCCGCCGCTTCAAGCGTACGTGCGAAAAGGCTGGCGTGCTGGCCGAAACGCGCAAGCGCGAATTTTACGAAAAGCCGACCCAGGAGCGTAAGCGCAAGCGCGCCGCTGCTGTGAAGCGTCACCTGCGCCGTCTGTCCCGCGACACGACGCGTCGGACCCGCATGTACTGA
- the tsaD gene encoding tRNA (adenosine(37)-N6)-threonylcarbamoyltransferase complex transferase subunit TsaD, with amino-acid sequence MIEKQISKPVLGVETSCDETGVALLRWDPEKPGRGLLSHALFSQIALHAEYGGVVPELASRDHVRKLLPLVRQALKDAGLTPADLGGVAYTAGPGLVGALLVGASAARAMAWALGVPAIGVHHMEGHLLAPLLEDDPPEPPFVALLVSGGHSMLVEVKAIGEYRILGDTLDDAAGEAFDKTAKLMGLPYPGGPALAKLAEQGEPGKFRFSRPMVDRPGLDFSFSGLKTQVLLAWKASDQSEQTRADIARGFEEAIVDTLAIKCRRALEATGAKRLVIAGGVGANKRLREQLAVAGEKDGFRVYFPRLQFCTDNGAMIALAGAIRLAAGQQQDDTIEVFPRWSLETLPPAA; translated from the coding sequence GTGATCGAAAAGCAAATTTCAAAGCCCGTGTTGGGTGTCGAGACCTCCTGCGATGAAACAGGGGTCGCCCTGCTGCGCTGGGACCCGGAAAAACCGGGTCGCGGCCTGCTTTCCCATGCGCTTTTCAGCCAGATCGCCCTGCATGCCGAATACGGTGGCGTGGTGCCCGAACTGGCCAGCCGGGACCACGTGCGCAAGCTGCTGCCGCTGGTCCGGCAGGCCCTGAAGGACGCCGGCCTGACCCCGGCGGACCTCGGCGGCGTCGCCTATACGGCCGGCCCCGGTCTGGTCGGCGCCCTGCTGGTCGGCGCCTCGGCCGCCCGGGCGATGGCCTGGGCGCTCGGCGTCCCCGCCATCGGCGTACACCATATGGAAGGACACCTGCTGGCGCCGCTGCTGGAGGATGACCCGCCGGAGCCGCCGTTCGTGGCCCTGCTCGTGTCGGGTGGCCACTCCATGCTGGTGGAAGTGAAGGCGATCGGCGAATACCGGATCCTGGGCGACACCCTGGACGACGCGGCCGGCGAAGCCTTCGACAAGACGGCCAAGCTGATGGGCCTGCCCTACCCGGGCGGCCCGGCGCTGGCGAAGCTGGCCGAGCAGGGCGAGCCGGGCAAGTTCCGCTTCTCGCGGCCCATGGTCGACCGGCCGGGGCTGGATTTCAGCTTCTCCGGCCTGAAGACCCAGGTGCTGCTGGCCTGGAAGGCTTCCGATCAATCGGAGCAGACCCGCGCCGACATCGCCCGTGGCTTCGAGGAGGCCATCGTCGACACGCTGGCGATCAAATGCCGGCGCGCCCTCGAGGCCACCGGCGCGAAACGGCTGGTCATCGCCGGAGGCGTGGGCGCCAACAAGCGCCTGCGCGAGCAGTTGGCCGTGGCGGGCGAGAAGGATGGGTTCCGGGTGTATTTCCCGCGGCTGCAGTTCTGCACCGACAACGGCGCGATGATCGCCCTTGCCGGCGCGATCCGCCTCGCGGCCGGGCAGCAGCAGGACGACACCATTGAGGTGTTTCCGCGCTGGAGCCTTGAGACGTTGCCGCCTGCGGCGTGA
- the folB gene encoding dihydroneopterin aldolase — protein MDIVFIEDLRIDAVIGIYDWERRIRQTLAFDLEMAFDNRRPAATDDIDDTLNYKSISKRLQAYVEASSFGLVETLAERCAGIVMEEFGVSWVRLKLSKPGAVRGARAVGVRIERGTRPA, from the coding sequence ATGGATATCGTCTTCATCGAGGACCTGCGCATCGACGCGGTCATCGGCATCTACGACTGGGAGCGCCGCATCCGGCAGACCCTGGCGTTCGACCTGGAAATGGCGTTCGACAACCGTCGCCCCGCGGCGACGGACGACATCGACGACACCCTGAACTACAAGTCGATCTCGAAGCGGCTGCAGGCGTACGTCGAAGCATCCAGCTTCGGCCTCGTCGAGACGCTGGCCGAGCGCTGCGCAGGGATCGTCATGGAAGAATTCGGCGTGTCCTGGGTCCGGCTGAAGCTGTCCAAGCCCGGTGCCGTGCGCGGCGCCCGTGCGGTCGGCGTGCGCATCGAGCGCGGCACGCGGCCCGCCTGA
- a CDS encoding mechanosensitive ion channel family protein, giving the protein MDDMFHWIEMKRIGAIVGLFIVAWLIGLLGRVFLHRVVRVATRHTAWRWDDALYEFGAFRWLARMLPAIVVYYGIALFLDIKDEDSVAGFIRDVAVCWMIVCVIAAIGRALIAFESLYSATPAGKRSIKGVVQLLQLVLWIVAVVVVITRLTHQNVALLLSGIGAMSAVLLLVFKDTILGFVAGIQLSTNDMLRVGDWITMTSAGVDGDVIDITLHTVKVRNFDRTIVTVPTWRLISESFQNWRGMSDSGGRRIKRELYVDASGVRFLDDEEIERFGKVHLLSAYLERKRDDIRRWNEALGEPGKLPVNRRRQTNIGAFRAYADAYLKAHPDVHEKMTRMVRMRDPGALGIPLEVYCFTNTVVWLDYERIQADIFDHLIAILPEFGLRPFQQPSGGDVRDGLRGLQPVAPSGAP; this is encoded by the coding sequence ATGGATGACATGTTCCACTGGATCGAGATGAAGCGCATCGGCGCCATCGTCGGCCTCTTCATCGTCGCCTGGCTCATCGGCCTGCTCGGCCGCGTCTTCCTCCATCGTGTCGTCCGCGTCGCCACGCGACATACGGCATGGCGCTGGGACGACGCGTTGTACGAGTTCGGTGCCTTCCGCTGGCTGGCCCGCATGCTGCCGGCGATCGTCGTGTACTACGGCATCGCGCTGTTCCTCGACATCAAGGACGAGGACAGCGTGGCCGGCTTCATTCGCGACGTTGCCGTGTGCTGGATGATCGTCTGCGTGATCGCGGCGATCGGCCGGGCGCTGATCGCCTTCGAATCGCTGTACAGCGCGACACCCGCCGGCAAGCGTTCGATCAAGGGCGTGGTGCAGCTGTTGCAGCTGGTCCTGTGGATCGTCGCGGTGGTCGTCGTGATCACCCGGCTCACCCACCAGAACGTTGCGCTGTTGCTCTCGGGCATCGGCGCCATGTCCGCCGTGTTGCTGCTGGTGTTCAAGGACACCATCCTAGGCTTCGTCGCCGGCATCCAGCTCAGCACCAACGACATGCTGCGCGTGGGCGACTGGATCACGATGACCTCGGCCGGCGTCGACGGCGATGTCATCGACATCACCCTGCACACCGTGAAGGTGCGCAACTTCGACCGCACCATCGTGACGGTACCGACCTGGCGACTCATTTCCGAATCGTTCCAGAACTGGCGCGGCATGTCCGACTCGGGCGGCCGCCGGATCAAGCGCGAGCTCTATGTCGACGCATCCGGCGTGCGCTTCCTCGACGACGAAGAGATCGAGCGCTTCGGCAAGGTGCACCTGTTGTCCGCCTACCTGGAGCGCAAGCGCGACGACATCCGCCGCTGGAACGAAGCGCTGGGCGAGCCGGGCAAGCTGCCGGTGAACCGCCGGCGCCAGACCAACATCGGTGCATTCCGTGCCTATGCCGACGCCTACCTTAAGGCCCATCCGGACGTGCACGAGAAGATGACCCGGATGGTGCGCATGCGCGATCCAGGTGCATTGGGCATTCCGCTCGAGGTCTACTGCTTTACCAATACCGTGGTCTGGCTGGACTACGAACGGATCCAGGCGGACATCTTCGACCACCTCATCGCCATCCTGCCCGAGTTCGGCCTGCGTCCATTCCAGCAGCCGTCCGGTGGCGACGTGCGCGACGGCTTGCGCGGCCTGCAGCCGGTCGCGCCGTCGGGAGCGCCGTGA
- the folK gene encoding 2-amino-4-hydroxy-6-hydroxymethyldihydropteridine diphosphokinase: MGRAYLSLGSNLDAPRWLAAAVAELRARFGALDVSPVYRSAAVGFDGPDFFNLAVALDSDLDPPALNDWLHALEDRHGRVRGGDRYASRTLDVDIVMYDDLVLSGAGHLELPRGELRHAFVLKPMADIAPGLKHPVSGKTMAELWAAFPAASEPLVEAHL, encoded by the coding sequence ATGGGGCGTGCGTACCTCAGCCTGGGCTCGAACCTCGATGCACCGCGCTGGCTTGCGGCGGCGGTGGCCGAGTTGCGCGCCCGCTTTGGCGCGCTGGATGTCTCGCCGGTCTACCGCAGCGCGGCGGTGGGTTTCGACGGTCCCGATTTCTTCAATCTTGCCGTGGCGCTGGATTCCGATCTTGATCCCCCGGCCCTCAACGACTGGCTGCACGCCCTCGAGGATCGCCACGGCCGGGTCCGTGGCGGCGACCGCTATGCCAGCCGGACGCTCGACGTCGACATCGTCATGTACGACGACCTGGTCCTCAGCGGCGCCGGGCACCTGGAGCTGCCGCGCGGCGAACTACGCCATGCCTTCGTGCTGAAGCCGATGGCCGACATCGCCCCTGGCCTGAAGCATCCGGTATCCGGCAAAACCATGGCCGAGCTCTGGGCCGCGTTCCCCGCCGCCAGCGAACCCCTGGTCGAAGCCCACCTGTAG
- a CDS encoding pteridine reductase, translating into MNQPPVVLVTGGARRVGAVICRRLHAAGCNVAIHYRSSADEAESLARELNATRPESAALFSAALEKAETPEHLIGDVLAVFGRLDGLVNNASAFYPTPIGSTTQVQWDDLFAANARAPFFLSQAAAPALRAARGAIVNIVDIYAERPLAGHTVYVMAKAALAMLTQSLAKELAPDVRVNAVAPGAILWPESGKPEEAAEALIAKTPLARKGEPDDVAEAVRWLMLDARYTTGQVVRVDGGRALNI; encoded by the coding sequence ATGAACCAGCCACCGGTCGTCCTCGTCACGGGCGGCGCGCGCCGCGTCGGCGCGGTCATCTGCCGGCGCCTGCATGCCGCGGGCTGCAACGTAGCCATCCATTACCGCAGTTCGGCCGACGAAGCGGAAAGCCTCGCCCGGGAACTGAATGCCACGCGCCCCGAAAGTGCTGCATTGTTTTCGGCCGCGCTGGAGAAGGCGGAAACCCCCGAACACCTTATCGGCGATGTGCTGGCCGTGTTCGGCCGGCTCGACGGCCTGGTCAACAACGCCTCGGCGTTCTATCCCACCCCGATCGGCTCAACCACGCAGGTGCAATGGGACGACCTGTTCGCCGCTAACGCACGCGCGCCGTTCTTCCTCTCGCAGGCCGCCGCCCCAGCGCTACGTGCCGCACGCGGCGCCATCGTCAACATCGTGGACATCTACGCCGAGCGCCCGCTCGCCGGGCACACCGTCTACGTGATGGCAAAGGCCGCGCTGGCCATGCTGACCCAGTCGCTGGCGAAGGAACTCGCCCCGGACGTCCGCGTCAACGCCGTAGCACCCGGCGCCATCCTGTGGCCCGAATCGGGCAAGCCGGAAGAAGCCGCCGAGGCGCTGATCGCGAAGACGCCGCTCGCGCGCAAGGGCGAACCCGACGATGTCGCCGAAGCCGTGCGCTGGCTGATGCTCGACGCGCGCTACACGACCGGGCAAGTCGTTCGCGTCGATGGCGGCAGGGCGTTGAATATCTGA